The Streptomyces europaeiscabiei genome window below encodes:
- the prfB gene encoding peptide chain release factor 2 has product MAVVDVSEELKSLSSTMESIEAVLDLDKLRADIAVLEEQAAAPSLWDNPDEAQKITSKLSHLQAEVRKAEALRGRIDDLGVLFEMAEEEDDPDTRAEAESELTSVRKALDEMEVRTLLSGEYDSREALVNIRAEAGGVDAADFAEKLQRMYLRWAEQKGYKTEVYETSYAEEAGIKSTTFAVQVPYAYGTLSVEQGTHRLVRISPFDNQGRRQTSFAGVEILPVVETTDHIEIDETELRVDVYRSSGPGGQGVNTTDSAVRLTHLPTGIVVSCQNERSQIQNKASAMNVLQAKLLDRRRQEEQAKMDALKGDGGNSWGNQMRSYVLHPYQMVKDLRTDHEVGNPEAVFNGEIDGFLEAGIRWRKQQEK; this is encoded by the coding sequence GTGGCAGTCGTCGATGTATCCGAAGAGCTGAAGTCCCTCTCCTCGACCATGGAGTCGATCGAGGCCGTTTTGGACCTCGACAAGCTGAGGGCAGACATCGCCGTGCTCGAGGAGCAGGCGGCCGCGCCGTCCCTGTGGGACAACCCGGACGAGGCGCAGAAGATCACCAGCAAGCTCTCCCACCTCCAGGCCGAGGTCAGGAAGGCGGAGGCGCTGCGCGGTCGCATCGACGACCTCGGTGTCCTCTTCGAGATGGCCGAGGAGGAGGACGACCCGGACACCCGCGCCGAGGCCGAGTCGGAGCTGACCTCCGTCCGGAAGGCGCTGGACGAGATGGAGGTCCGCACCCTCCTGTCCGGCGAGTACGACTCCCGCGAGGCCCTCGTCAACATCCGCGCCGAGGCCGGTGGCGTCGACGCCGCCGACTTCGCCGAGAAGCTGCAGCGGATGTACCTGCGCTGGGCGGAGCAGAAGGGCTACAAGACCGAGGTGTACGAGACCTCGTACGCGGAGGAGGCGGGCATCAAGTCCACCACCTTCGCCGTGCAGGTGCCGTACGCCTACGGCACGCTCTCCGTCGAGCAGGGCACGCACCGGCTCGTCCGGATCTCGCCGTTCGACAACCAGGGGCGGCGGCAGACCTCCTTCGCCGGTGTCGAGATCCTGCCCGTGGTCGAGACGACGGACCACATCGAGATCGACGAGACCGAGCTGCGGGTGGACGTCTACCGGTCGTCCGGGCCCGGCGGCCAGGGCGTCAACACCACCGACTCCGCGGTGCGGTTGACCCACCTCCCCACCGGCATCGTCGTCTCCTGTCAGAACGAGCGGTCGCAGATCCAGAACAAGGCGTCCGCGATGAACGTTCTCCAGGCGAAGCTCCTCGACCGGCGCCGGCAGGAGGAGCAGGCCAAGATGGACGCCCTCAAGGGCGACGGCGGCAACTCCTGGGGCAACCAGATGCGTTCGTACGTCCTGCACCCGTACCAGATGGTCAAGGACCTCCGCACCGACCACGAAGTCGGCAACCCCGAGGCCGTGTTCAACGGCGAGATCGACGGCTTCCTGGAGGCCGGAATTCGCTGGCGCAAGCAGCAGGAGAAGTAG
- a CDS encoding serine/threonine-protein kinase — MGRKIGSRYTANQILGRGSAGTVWLGEGPEGPVAIKLLREDLSSDQELVGRFVQERTALLGLDHPNVVSVRDLVVDGNDLALVMDLVRGTDLRTRLDRERRMAPEAAVAIVADIADGLAAAHAAGVVHRDVKPENVLLDMQGPLGPGGAHPALLTDFGVAKLIDSPRRTRATKIIGTPDYLAPEIVEGLPPRAAVDIYALATVLYELLAGFTPFGGGHPGAVLRRHVTETVVPLPGIPEELWQLLVQCLAKAPASRLRASELAARLREQLPLLAGMPPLDVDEPGTESGDEYEEAPAEAEAPRERVRRGAVPLVPGAKPDSNRDTHTSMRVPGPDELAGGARGTARVPRAAGAPRPGSARNRGSVVRRRRITLGAAAVVLIAAVGVGAWAATSGDDDGGAPSDTKNSAPGNP; from the coding sequence TTGGGACGGAAGATCGGAAGCCGGTACACCGCGAACCAGATTCTGGGGCGGGGCAGCGCCGGAACGGTGTGGCTGGGCGAGGGCCCGGAGGGCCCCGTCGCGATCAAGCTGCTGCGCGAGGACCTCTCGTCCGACCAGGAACTCGTCGGCCGTTTCGTCCAGGAGCGCACCGCGCTGCTGGGCCTCGACCACCCGAACGTGGTCTCCGTACGCGACCTCGTCGTCGACGGCAACGACCTCGCCCTCGTCATGGACCTCGTCCGGGGCACCGATCTGCGCACCCGCCTCGACCGGGAGCGGCGCATGGCCCCCGAGGCGGCGGTCGCCATAGTTGCCGACATCGCGGACGGCCTGGCGGCGGCCCACGCGGCCGGGGTCGTCCACCGGGACGTGAAGCCGGAGAACGTGCTGCTGGACATGCAGGGCCCGCTGGGGCCCGGCGGCGCCCACCCGGCCCTCCTGACCGACTTCGGCGTCGCCAAGCTGATCGATTCGCCCCGCCGTACCCGCGCCACGAAGATCATCGGTACGCCGGACTATCTCGCCCCCGAGATCGTCGAGGGCCTGCCGCCTCGCGCGGCCGTGGACATCTACGCCCTGGCGACCGTGCTGTACGAGCTGCTCGCCGGCTTCACCCCGTTCGGCGGCGGGCACCCCGGTGCCGTGCTGCGCCGCCACGTCACCGAGACGGTCGTCCCGCTGCCCGGCATTCCCGAGGAGCTGTGGCAACTGCTCGTGCAGTGCCTCGCCAAGGCGCCGGCCTCGCGGCTGCGGGCGTCCGAGCTGGCGGCACGGTTGCGGGAACAACTGCCGTTGCTGGCGGGGATGCCGCCGCTGGACGTCGACGAACCCGGGACGGAGTCCGGCGACGAGTACGAGGAGGCGCCCGCCGAGGCGGAGGCGCCGCGGGAGCGGGTGCGGCGGGGGGCGGTGCCGTTGGTGCCGGGGGCCAAGCCGGATTCCAACCGGGACACGCACACGTCGATGCGGGTGCCGGGGCCGGACGAGCTGGCCGGGGGTGCGCGGGGGACCGCGCGGGTGCCCCGGGCGGCGGGGGCGCCTCGGCCGGGGTCGGCGCGGAACCGGGGGAGTGTGGTCCGACGGCGACGGATCACGTTGGGCGCGGCGGCGGTGGTGTTGATCGCGGCGGTGGGGGTGGGGGCGTGGGCGGCCACCTCCGGGGACGATGACGGTGGTGCGCCCTCCGACACGAAGAATTCGGCGCCGGGAAACCCTTGA
- a CDS encoding serine/threonine-protein kinase translates to MRPVGSKYLLEEPIGRGATGTVWRARQRETAGAEAAVPGHPGETVAIKVLKEELASDADIVMRFLRERSVLLRLTHPNIVRVRDLVVEGDLLALVMDLIEGPDLHRYLRENGPFTPVGAALLTAQVADALAVSHADGVVHRDLKPANVLLKQDGGQMHPMLTDFGIARLADSPGLTRTSEFVGTPAYVAPESAEGQPQTSAVDIYGAGILMYELVTGRPPFNGQSALEVLHQHLSAEPRRPSTVPDPLWTVIERCLRKNPRERPSAVNLARALRIVAEGVGVHANSMQIAAADGVGHILAPDPAPAQVPGAAPDPFGSADATQVLPHGAGAYDPNGATSVLPHTSGPAGSGDPTTVLPHTSGADPTSVMPPVPPHDPGGQQPEQPHPWQNQLRAARDRNEQTQVQYLDPSEDPLRRRPQRQANRQQQPPQQQPQQPQRPPQQPPRRQQRGSQGGPGPGYGHPQQQQPYAPAPPPPQPQRRQPQPQRHAPAPQPQQPAPRPQREPRPPREPRRRSANPMRIPGLGCLKGCFFMIVLFFVGGWLIWEFTPLQGWIGTGQSWWGQLTDWAGEAAKWFRELDNGTGQ, encoded by the coding sequence GTGCGGCCGGTAGGGAGCAAGTACCTCCTTGAGGAGCCCATTGGACGCGGCGCCACAGGCACTGTCTGGCGCGCCCGCCAGCGGGAGACCGCGGGGGCCGAGGCGGCCGTGCCCGGCCACCCCGGCGAGACCGTGGCGATCAAGGTTCTCAAGGAAGAGCTCGCGAGCGACGCGGACATCGTGATGCGGTTCCTGCGGGAGCGCTCCGTGCTGCTCCGGCTCACCCACCCCAACATCGTGCGGGTGCGGGACCTCGTCGTCGAGGGCGATCTGCTGGCGCTCGTCATGGACCTGATCGAGGGCCCCGACCTGCACCGGTACCTCCGGGAGAACGGCCCCTTCACGCCCGTCGGCGCGGCCCTGCTCACCGCCCAGGTCGCCGACGCGCTCGCCGTCAGCCACGCCGACGGCGTCGTCCACCGCGACCTGAAGCCCGCCAACGTGCTGCTCAAGCAGGACGGCGGCCAGATGCACCCGATGCTGACCGACTTCGGCATCGCCCGCCTCGCCGACTCCCCGGGCCTGACCCGGACCAGTGAGTTCGTCGGCACGCCCGCGTACGTCGCCCCCGAGTCCGCCGAGGGCCAGCCGCAGACCTCCGCCGTCGACATCTACGGCGCCGGCATCCTGATGTACGAACTGGTCACCGGGCGCCCCCCGTTCAACGGCCAGTCCGCGCTCGAAGTGCTGCACCAGCACCTCAGCGCCGAGCCGCGCCGCCCGTCCACCGTCCCCGACCCGCTGTGGACGGTCATCGAACGCTGCCTGCGCAAGAACCCGCGCGAGAGGCCCAGCGCCGTCAACCTCGCCCGCGCGCTCCGCATCGTCGCCGAGGGCGTCGGCGTGCACGCGAACTCCATGCAGATCGCCGCCGCCGACGGCGTGGGCCACATTCTCGCCCCCGACCCCGCCCCGGCGCAGGTCCCGGGCGCGGCCCCGGACCCGTTCGGCTCGGCCGACGCGACGCAGGTGCTGCCGCACGGCGCGGGCGCGTACGACCCGAACGGTGCGACCAGCGTGCTCCCGCACACCTCGGGCCCGGCGGGCTCGGGCGACCCCACGACCGTGCTCCCGCACACCTCCGGCGCCGACCCGACCTCCGTCATGCCGCCGGTGCCGCCGCACGACCCGGGGGGCCAGCAGCCCGAGCAGCCGCACCCCTGGCAGAACCAGCTCCGCGCGGCCCGCGACCGCAACGAGCAGACCCAGGTCCAGTACCTCGACCCCAGCGAGGACCCGCTGCGCCGCCGCCCCCAGCGGCAGGCCAACCGTCAGCAGCAGCCTCCGCAGCAGCAACCCCAGCAGCCCCAGCGCCCCCCGCAGCAGCCGCCGCGCCGGCAGCAGCGCGGGTCTCAGGGCGGCCCCGGCCCCGGGTACGGCCACCCGCAGCAGCAACAGCCGTACGCCCCCGCGCCCCCGCCGCCGCAGCCTCAGCGTCGGCAGCCGCAGCCGCAGCGGCACGCGCCGGCGCCGCAACCCCAGCAGCCCGCGCCGCGGCCCCAGCGCGAGCCCCGGCCGCCGCGCGAGCCGCGTCGGCGCAGCGCCAACCCGATGCGCATCCCGGGCCTCGGCTGCCTCAAGGGCTGCTTCTTCATGATCGTCCTCTTCTTCGTCGGAGGCTGGCTGATCTGGGAGTTCACACCCCTCCAGGGGTGGATCGGCACCGGCCAGAGCTGGTGGGGCCAGCTCACCGACTGGGCTGGCGAGGCGGCCAAGTGGTTCCGCGAGCTGGACAACGGCACGGGCCAGTGA